In one window of Corynebacterium incognita DNA:
- the clpB gene encoding ATP-dependent chaperone ClpB produces the protein MSSFNPTTKTQEALQQALQMASSNGNPDIRPAHLLVAILSQEDGIAAPVLKATGVAPETVLKEARELVDSYPKAEGQNMANPNFNRDGLNVLTNAQELAGKLGDDYVSTEVLLAAIAGSKTDAAELLTGRGASADVIEGAFPSVRGAAKVTSENPEEQFQALEKYATDLTARAREGKIDPVIGRDQEIRRVVQVLSRRTKNNPVLIGEPGVGKTAIVEGLARRIVAGDVPESLKGKTLLSLDLGSLVAGAKYRGEFEERLKSVLDEIKASDGQIITFIDELHTIVGAGASGEGSMDAGNMIKPMLARGELRLVGATTLDEYRKYIEKDAALERRFQQVYAAEPSVEDTIGILRGLKERYEVHHGVRIQDSALVSAAELSHRYITNRFLPDKAIDLVDEAGSRLRMEIDSSPQEIDELERAVRRMEIEELALKKESDAASHDRLSRLQQELADEREKLGELKARWMNEKKVIDDVQNAKEELENLRRDAEIAERDGDYEKASELRYGRIPELEKQVEEAEARANEQQGAMLSEEVTPDTIAEVVSAWTGIPAGKMLQGETEKLLNMESILGQRVIGQKDAVTAVSDAVRRSRAGIADPNRPTGSFLFLGPTGVGKTELAKATAEFLFDDETAMVRIDMSEYGEKHSVSRLVGAPPGYVGHEAGGQLTEAVRRRPYTLVLFDEVEKAHPDVFDVLLQVLDEGRLTDGQGRTVDFRNTVIILTSNLGAGGTREEMMAAVKSAFKPEFINRLDDVVIFDPLSQELLEGIVDVQLESLRERLAAKRLTLDVDADAKAWLAERGYDPAYGARPLRRLIQQAIGDKLAKKVLAGDVREGQNVSVHVDESGEELEILSA, from the coding sequence ATGAGTTCCTTCAACCCCACCACCAAGACGCAGGAAGCTCTGCAGCAGGCGCTGCAGATGGCGTCGTCGAATGGCAATCCGGATATCCGCCCGGCGCACTTGCTCGTAGCCATCTTGTCCCAGGAGGACGGCATCGCTGCCCCGGTGCTCAAGGCCACCGGCGTGGCGCCGGAGACCGTGCTCAAGGAGGCCCGCGAACTCGTGGACTCCTACCCCAAGGCCGAGGGGCAGAATATGGCCAATCCCAACTTCAACCGCGACGGCCTGAACGTTCTTACTAACGCCCAGGAGCTCGCGGGCAAGCTGGGCGATGATTACGTGTCCACCGAGGTGCTGCTCGCCGCGATTGCCGGTTCCAAGACCGATGCCGCGGAGCTGTTGACCGGACGCGGCGCCTCCGCTGACGTTATCGAGGGCGCTTTCCCGTCCGTGCGCGGCGCTGCAAAGGTCACCTCGGAGAACCCGGAGGAGCAGTTCCAGGCATTAGAAAAGTACGCCACCGATCTCACTGCCCGAGCCCGCGAGGGCAAGATTGACCCGGTTATCGGCCGCGATCAGGAGATTCGCCGCGTCGTCCAGGTGCTCTCGCGCCGGACCAAGAACAACCCGGTGCTCATCGGTGAGCCCGGCGTGGGTAAGACCGCCATCGTGGAGGGCTTGGCCCGCCGCATCGTTGCCGGCGACGTTCCGGAGTCGCTCAAGGGTAAGACTTTGCTGAGCCTGGACCTGGGTTCCCTGGTCGCGGGTGCGAAGTACCGCGGCGAGTTCGAGGAGCGCCTCAAGTCCGTGCTGGATGAGATCAAGGCCTCCGACGGGCAGATCATCACCTTTATCGACGAGCTGCACACCATCGTCGGCGCCGGTGCCTCCGGTGAGGGCTCCATGGACGCGGGCAACATGATTAAGCCCATGCTCGCCCGCGGTGAACTGCGCCTGGTCGGTGCCACCACGCTGGACGAGTACCGCAAGTACATCGAGAAGGACGCTGCCCTGGAGCGCCGCTTCCAGCAGGTCTACGCCGCCGAGCCGTCTGTGGAAGACACCATCGGCATCCTGCGTGGCCTGAAGGAGCGCTACGAGGTGCACCACGGCGTGCGCATCCAAGACTCCGCGCTGGTGTCCGCGGCGGAGCTGTCGCACCGCTACATCACCAACCGCTTCCTCCCAGACAAGGCCATCGACCTGGTGGACGAGGCCGGTTCGCGCCTGCGCATGGAGATTGACTCCTCGCCGCAGGAGATCGACGAGCTGGAGCGCGCCGTGCGCCGCATGGAGATCGAGGAACTGGCCCTGAAGAAGGAGTCGGACGCGGCGTCCCACGATCGCCTGAGCCGCCTTCAGCAGGAGCTGGCGGATGAACGCGAGAAGCTCGGCGAGCTCAAGGCGCGCTGGATGAACGAGAAGAAAGTCATCGACGACGTCCAGAACGCCAAGGAGGAGCTGGAGAACCTGCGCCGCGACGCCGAGATTGCTGAGCGTGACGGCGACTACGAGAAGGCCTCCGAGCTGCGCTATGGTCGCATCCCGGAGCTGGAGAAGCAGGTGGAAGAGGCCGAGGCCAGGGCCAACGAGCAGCAGGGAGCGATGCTGAGCGAGGAGGTCACCCCGGACACCATCGCCGAGGTCGTCTCCGCGTGGACTGGTATCCCGGCCGGCAAGATGCTGCAGGGCGAGACTGAGAAGCTGCTCAACATGGAGTCCATCCTGGGCCAGCGCGTCATCGGTCAAAAAGACGCGGTCACGGCCGTCTCGGACGCGGTGCGCCGCTCGCGAGCGGGCATCGCGGATCCGAACCGCCCGACCGGCTCCTTCCTGTTCCTCGGCCCGACCGGCGTGGGCAAGACGGAGCTGGCCAAGGCCACCGCGGAGTTCCTGTTTGACGATGAGACGGCCATGGTGCGCATTGACATGTCCGAGTACGGCGAGAAGCATTCCGTTTCCCGCCTGGTCGGTGCCCCTCCGGGCTACGTGGGCCACGAGGCCGGCGGCCAGCTCACGGAGGCGGTCCGCCGCCGCCCGTACACCCTGGTGCTCTTCGACGAGGTGGAGAAGGCCCACCCGGACGTCTTCGACGTCCTGCTCCAGGTGTTGGACGAGGGCAGGCTGACCGACGGCCAAGGCCGCACGGTGGACTTCCGCAATACGGTCATCATCTTGACCTCCAACCTGGGCGCTGGCGGCACCCGCGAGGAAATGATGGCGGCGGTGAAGTCCGCGTTCAAGCCGGAGTTCATTAACCGCTTGGACGACGTGGTCATCTTTGACCCGCTGTCCCAGGAGCTGCTGGAGGGCATCGTCGACGTCCAGTTGGAGAGCCTCCGCGAGCGCCTCGCAGCCAAGCGTCTCACACTGGACGTGGATGCGGACGCCAAGGCCTGGCTAGCCGAGCGCGGTTACGACCCGGCCTACGGCGCCCGCCCGCTGCGCCGACTGATCCAGCAGGCCATCGGTGACAAGCTGGCTAAGAAGGTACTTGCCGGCGACGTCCGCGAGGGCCAGAACGTCTCCGTGCACGTGGATGAGTCCGGCGAGGAGCTGGAGATCCTCTCGGCTTAG
- a CDS encoding sulfurtransferase: MSILISPQQLHDDIHTGQPFTLLASHWEPHEGAGEGQFRSLHIPTARFCDAAAALAGIPGSTVGRNPLPDPEQLQKWFELWGLKKGRDIVVYDEGRGLLAARAWWILKWAGVDNVRIVDGGLARYRAEGFPTLVGPGNIAVGCDVEVNAGSARVATIEDVKAHDGLLVDTREPNRFAGLREILDLKAGHIPGAINVPERELLNPDRTFKTPEEIRDIFAHAGVTTGEGVIVYSGSGNHSAQALAAMEMVGLTGAAHFVGGWSQWSANPDNPVERA, from the coding sequence ATGAGCATCCTCATCTCTCCTCAGCAACTTCACGATGACATTCATACTGGTCAACCGTTCACTCTGCTGGCATCGCACTGGGAACCACACGAAGGTGCGGGCGAGGGACAGTTCCGTTCGCTCCATATCCCGACCGCGCGCTTCTGCGACGCCGCCGCGGCGCTCGCTGGCATCCCGGGTTCGACCGTGGGACGTAACCCCCTCCCGGATCCGGAACAGCTCCAGAAGTGGTTCGAGCTGTGGGGCCTGAAGAAGGGCCGCGACATCGTGGTCTACGACGAAGGCCGTGGCCTGCTCGCTGCCCGCGCGTGGTGGATTCTGAAGTGGGCGGGCGTGGACAACGTCCGCATCGTGGACGGCGGCCTGGCGCGCTACCGCGCGGAGGGCTTTCCGACGCTCGTGGGCCCCGGCAACATCGCCGTGGGGTGCGACGTGGAGGTCAACGCTGGCAGTGCCCGGGTGGCCACCATCGAGGACGTCAAGGCGCACGATGGCTTGCTCGTGGACACCCGCGAACCCAACCGCTTTGCCGGGCTGCGCGAGATCTTGGACCTCAAGGCCGGCCACATCCCGGGCGCCATCAACGTCCCCGAGCGTGAGCTGCTCAACCCGGATCGCACGTTCAAGACCCCGGAGGAGATCCGCGACATCTTCGCACACGCCGGTGTCACCACTGGTGAGGGCGTTATTGTCTATTCCGGTTCGGGTAACCACTCCGCGCAAGCACTCGCCGCGATGGAGATGGTGGGTCTCACCGGCGCCGCGCACTTTGTGGGTGGTTGGTCCCAGTGGTCGGCGAACCCGGACAATCCGGTAGAGCGGGCGTAA
- a CDS encoding sodium/glutamate symporter: MEEFSANTLMLDVGFISLLLVIGSILRNHVRIVFQQLLLPAPVTAGLLGLLLGPEVLGIVNFSDNLGSYTTILIAMVFASMAYSMQMTGSVKSGARRMWAYSTVMFLGQWGLFILIGLYFLQPVFDTPNWFGMMLPVGFTGGFGTAAAVGGALEDAGAEAAQSLGFTSATVGTVAAIVGGIIAGNWGIRRGKVSHVPSELPEELRRGYIKNLGDRPSLGKATTNPSSIEPLALHLGFIVLTVATAYLINEAISNQFPDVSVPLFAMSLIVGLVFRAVMNAVGAEDFLDKDTMSAVSGASTDYLIAFGIAAITPSAIASYWVPLLILFVLGTIYCTFFLMYFPAVFFGERWIERGIFGWGWATATVATGIAILKIVDPKLESGTLSEYGVAYVGFGPFEVGMTVLAPIAVLAGFMVGLGWAATLLAIVIFFMAKFGGWLPARGTIFKRGIGHV, encoded by the coding sequence ATGGAAGAATTTAGCGCCAATACCTTGATGTTGGACGTGGGTTTTATCTCGTTACTGCTGGTCATAGGTAGTATCCTTCGTAACCACGTCCGGATCGTGTTCCAGCAACTCCTGCTGCCTGCCCCCGTCACCGCAGGCCTCCTCGGTCTGCTCCTCGGCCCGGAAGTCCTCGGCATCGTCAACTTCTCTGACAACCTGGGCAGCTACACCACTATCCTCATCGCCATGGTCTTTGCTTCCATGGCGTACTCCATGCAGATGACCGGTAGCGTCAAATCTGGCGCGCGCCGCATGTGGGCCTATTCCACGGTGATGTTCCTAGGTCAGTGGGGCCTGTTCATCCTCATCGGCCTGTACTTCCTCCAGCCGGTCTTTGACACCCCGAACTGGTTCGGCATGATGCTGCCGGTGGGCTTCACTGGCGGCTTCGGCACCGCCGCCGCTGTGGGCGGCGCGCTGGAAGACGCCGGCGCTGAGGCAGCACAGTCTCTGGGCTTCACCTCCGCCACGGTGGGTACCGTGGCCGCCATCGTGGGCGGCATCATCGCGGGTAACTGGGGCATCCGTCGCGGCAAGGTCAGCCACGTCCCAAGCGAGCTCCCGGAGGAGCTGCGCCGCGGCTACATCAAGAACCTTGGCGACCGCCCATCGCTGGGCAAGGCCACTACCAACCCGTCCTCCATCGAACCGCTGGCGCTGCACCTGGGTTTCATCGTCTTGACGGTGGCCACCGCGTACCTCATTAATGAGGCGATCTCCAACCAGTTCCCGGACGTCTCCGTCCCGCTCTTCGCAATGTCCCTCATCGTTGGCCTGGTATTCCGCGCCGTCATGAACGCCGTCGGCGCCGAGGACTTCCTAGACAAGGACACCATGTCCGCCGTCTCGGGCGCCTCCACGGATTACCTCATCGCCTTCGGTATTGCCGCCATCACGCCGTCCGCCATCGCGTCCTACTGGGTGCCACTGCTCATCCTGTTCGTGTTGGGCACCATCTACTGCACGTTCTTCCTCATGTACTTCCCGGCCGTGTTCTTCGGCGAGCGCTGGATCGAGCGCGGCATCTTCGGCTGGGGCTGGGCTACGGCCACCGTGGCCACCGGCATCGCCATCCTTAAGATCGTGGACCCGAAGCTGGAGTCCGGAACGCTGTCCGAGTACGGCGTGGCCTACGTTGGTTTCGGCCCGTTCGAGGTGGGCATGACTGTCCTTGCCCCGATTGCGGTGCTGGCAGGCTTCATGGTCGGCCTGGGCTGGGCCGCGACGCTCCTGGCTATTGTCATCTTCTTTATGGCCAAGTTTGGCGGCTGGCTTCCGGCCCGCGGCACGATCTTCAAGCGAGGCATCGGCCACGTCTAA
- a CDS encoding DEAD/DEAH box helicase, whose translation MTITPFELEQLITRINAAAARYAATVELLQRVEAGGTPPVLFSTDDTTAYAFTPGTDTAAYVHSLQPVVTDAMRSDLALVSFPSPVQLEQMWAQARKVPKYSGLGKLFRSRPVEGEQVVDWARGLNPEGVMLLCDGIVDTLTGTPLPTAEISTDLQRRTGRAVTWTTGAALEGHRRAVDLVQRARATEETLRGRIAAERLTLCERQAAGQYATTSVSVLETITSARIRLGALEGMSLPDIATATPAQLMRRDGVGEKTATQAIAAARAYWNDLVDEQTPRIDYTDKTRCTPYVVALATLLAYRDELGALPEVPAAALPPVAAHVPVALASEGAFEFLRVEDLPFLPEVKTISADEAWSMYAVRAADFHALADDRESHTGDLPEDVVERIAQLRLRGQVKASLRGYQAFGAKFAIAQKKVLIGDEMGLGKTMQALAAMVHVAEEQAASESLCHALVVCPPSLRLNWRREVEKFTDFEVFVIHGAAKDAEYAAWVERGGVAIVGYPEVRKNPLFTSPEEYVEILVVDEAHRVKNEVSQQSRAVKVMTEIAGNVIYLTGTPLENKVAEFQTLIKYLAPEIATDTQRVSEFKKRIAPVYLRRNQSQVLAELPALVETQEWVEPAAGEHDRYRDAVQRGHFMDMRCAYAQPGSAKLERLAEILDDAAADGGKTIVFTFFRSVLEAVMAQAAQQGLEVFGPVAGGVSPEERQKLVDNFSTAAGGAVLVCQVIAAGEGLNIQAANRVVFMEPQLNPAKEAQAIARAYRMGQIRTVEVHRLFTPDAVDEQLVKRLEAKRELFDHYARESVAAEAPEAVDVSEQQLIDDVIAAEQSRLQPAPTLVPESDEAVGDATGNA comes from the coding sequence GTGACTATCACCCCCTTTGAGCTTGAGCAGCTCATCACGCGGATTAACGCGGCGGCGGCGCGCTACGCCGCGACGGTAGAACTGCTACAGCGCGTCGAGGCGGGCGGCACCCCGCCGGTGCTGTTCAGTACCGACGACACCACGGCCTATGCGTTCACCCCCGGCACGGACACGGCCGCCTACGTCCACTCGCTGCAGCCGGTGGTCACCGACGCGATGCGCAGCGACCTCGCACTCGTGTCGTTCCCCTCCCCCGTCCAGCTAGAACAGATGTGGGCCCAGGCCCGCAAAGTGCCCAAGTATTCGGGGCTGGGCAAGCTGTTTCGCTCCCGTCCGGTCGAGGGCGAACAGGTGGTGGACTGGGCCCGGGGCCTGAATCCGGAGGGAGTCATGCTGCTGTGTGACGGGATCGTCGACACGCTCACCGGAACCCCATTACCCACCGCGGAGATCTCCACGGACCTGCAACGCCGCACCGGGCGCGCCGTCACATGGACCACAGGCGCCGCCCTGGAAGGGCACCGCCGCGCCGTGGACCTGGTGCAACGCGCGCGGGCGACGGAAGAAACTCTCCGCGGCCGCATCGCAGCGGAGAGGCTCACGCTCTGCGAGCGCCAGGCCGCCGGGCAGTACGCCACAACCTCCGTGTCAGTGCTGGAGACGATCACCTCCGCGCGGATACGCCTGGGCGCCCTCGAAGGCATGAGCCTGCCGGACATCGCCACCGCCACCCCGGCGCAGCTCATGCGACGCGACGGCGTGGGCGAGAAGACCGCCACCCAAGCCATCGCGGCCGCGCGTGCCTACTGGAACGACCTGGTGGACGAGCAAACGCCACGCATCGACTACACCGACAAGACGCGCTGCACCCCGTACGTGGTGGCGCTGGCGACGCTGCTGGCCTACCGCGACGAACTGGGCGCCCTGCCCGAGGTGCCCGCGGCGGCGCTGCCGCCCGTGGCCGCGCATGTCCCGGTCGCGCTGGCCAGCGAGGGGGCTTTTGAGTTCCTGCGCGTGGAGGATCTGCCGTTCCTGCCGGAGGTCAAAACCATTAGCGCCGACGAAGCGTGGAGCATGTACGCGGTGCGCGCCGCGGATTTCCACGCGCTTGCCGACGACCGCGAGTCCCACACCGGCGACCTCCCCGAGGACGTCGTGGAGCGCATTGCCCAACTGCGGTTGCGTGGGCAGGTCAAGGCGAGCTTGCGTGGCTACCAGGCCTTCGGCGCGAAGTTCGCTATCGCACAAAAGAAGGTGCTCATCGGCGATGAGATGGGCCTGGGCAAAACCATGCAGGCACTCGCCGCGATGGTGCACGTTGCTGAGGAACAGGCGGCGTCGGAAAGCCTCTGCCACGCCTTAGTGGTGTGCCCGCCGAGCCTGCGGCTGAACTGGCGGCGCGAAGTGGAAAAATTCACCGACTTCGAGGTCTTTGTCATCCACGGCGCGGCCAAAGATGCAGAATACGCGGCCTGGGTCGAACGTGGCGGCGTGGCGATCGTGGGCTACCCCGAGGTACGCAAGAACCCCCTGTTTACCTCCCCGGAGGAATACGTGGAGATCCTGGTGGTGGACGAGGCACACCGCGTGAAGAACGAGGTCTCCCAACAATCCCGCGCCGTGAAAGTCATGACGGAGATCGCTGGAAACGTCATCTACTTGACCGGCACCCCGCTGGAGAACAAAGTGGCGGAATTCCAGACGCTGATTAAATATCTCGCGCCGGAGATTGCTACGGATACACAGCGGGTCTCGGAATTTAAGAAGCGCATCGCGCCGGTGTACCTGCGGCGCAACCAATCGCAAGTGCTGGCGGAGTTGCCCGCGCTGGTGGAGACGCAGGAGTGGGTCGAGCCCGCGGCGGGCGAACACGATCGCTACCGCGACGCGGTGCAGCGCGGACACTTCATGGACATGCGGTGCGCCTACGCGCAGCCGGGATCGGCAAAGCTGGAGCGCCTGGCGGAGATTCTTGACGATGCCGCGGCGGACGGCGGCAAGACCATCGTGTTCACCTTCTTCCGCAGCGTGCTAGAGGCAGTCATGGCCCAGGCCGCGCAGCAAGGGCTGGAGGTATTCGGCCCGGTGGCCGGCGGGGTGAGCCCCGAGGAGCGGCAGAAGCTGGTGGACAACTTCAGCACGGCAGCTGGCGGCGCCGTGCTGGTCTGCCAGGTCATCGCGGCGGGCGAAGGTCTGAACATTCAGGCGGCCAACCGCGTGGTGTTCATGGAGCCGCAGCTCAACCCGGCGAAGGAGGCGCAGGCCATCGCGCGGGCGTACCGGATGGGGCAGATCCGGACGGTGGAGGTGCACCGGCTGTTCACCCCGGATGCGGTGGACGAGCAGCTGGTCAAGCGCTTGGAGGCCAAGCGGGAGCTGTTTGACCACTACGCCCGCGAGTCCGTGGCCGCCGAGGCGCCGGAGGCGGTGGACGTGTCCGAGCAGCAACTCATCGATGACGTCATTGCCGCCGAGCAGTCCCGCCTGCAACCCGCGCCGACGCTGGTTCCTGAGTCGGACGAGGCTGTGGGTGACGCCACCGGAAATGCCTAA
- a CDS encoding MmcQ/YjbR family DNA-binding protein, whose protein sequence is MDYSSLTALTRETCAQLPAAQVSQPFSPEYHVWKVRGKMFAMLVDAPAHRELVLKVAPEDAALLRKKFVGITEGYHMNKRHWSSVLPDTDVEPQLVRGLLVDAYCAVVAGLPRARRPVDPATFGL, encoded by the coding sequence ATGGACTATTCCAGCCTCACCGCTTTGACTCGTGAGACCTGCGCGCAGCTCCCCGCTGCCCAGGTCTCGCAGCCGTTTTCGCCCGAGTACCACGTGTGGAAGGTGCGCGGCAAGATGTTCGCCATGCTTGTCGACGCCCCCGCGCACCGCGAGCTCGTCTTAAAAGTCGCCCCCGAGGACGCGGCGCTGCTGCGCAAGAAGTTTGTAGGCATCACGGAGGGCTATCACATGAACAAGCGGCACTGGTCCAGCGTGCTCCCCGACACGGACGTGGAGCCGCAGCTCGTGCGCGGCTTGCTCGTGGATGCTTACTGCGCCGTGGTCGCGGGCCTCCCGCGCGCCCGGCGACCGGTGGACCCGGCCACCTTCGGGCTCTAG
- a CDS encoding TrmH family RNA methyltransferase produces MPKQPSSPDPAAAVPGPTEWGEGRHGVGPWAEEHPGEPLPADERLDPVLLAEGDRRNVVDAYRYWKREAIVADIDSRRHQLHIAIENFDNDANIGTVVRTANAFAVDTVHIVGRRRWNRRGAMVTDRYQHLRHHEDVGKLLAWATENDLTVVAIDNTPGSVPLETAKLPRRCLLLFGQEGPGVTAAAQEAATMTCSIAQFGSTRSINAGVAAGIAMHAWIRQHADFTYAW; encoded by the coding sequence TTGCCTAAGCAACCGAGCTCACCCGATCCCGCTGCGGCCGTGCCCGGCCCCACAGAGTGGGGAGAGGGGCGCCACGGCGTGGGTCCGTGGGCAGAAGAACACCCCGGCGAGCCGCTGCCGGCCGATGAACGCTTGGACCCGGTCCTGCTTGCCGAGGGCGACCGCCGCAACGTGGTCGATGCCTACCGCTATTGGAAGCGCGAGGCCATCGTCGCGGACATCGACTCCCGCCGCCACCAGCTACACATCGCGATCGAGAACTTCGACAACGACGCGAACATCGGCACCGTCGTGCGCACCGCTAACGCTTTTGCTGTGGACACCGTGCACATCGTGGGCCGGCGCCGGTGGAACCGCCGCGGCGCCATGGTGACCGATAGGTATCAGCACCTGCGCCACCATGAGGACGTCGGCAAGCTCCTCGCCTGGGCTACGGAGAACGACCTGACGGTGGTGGCCATCGACAACACCCCGGGGTCTGTGCCCCTGGAGACCGCAAAGCTGCCGCGGCGTTGCCTGTTGTTGTTCGGCCAGGAAGGCCCCGGCGTCACCGCCGCGGCCCAGGAGGCGGCGACGATGACATGTTCCATCGCCCAATTCGGCTCCACCCGGTCGATCAACGCCGGGGTGGCAGCGGGCATCGCCATGCACGCCTGGATCAGACAGCACGCCGATTTTACGTACGCGTGGTAG
- a CDS encoding glycoside hydrolase family 76 protein, translated as MEEMWAHRAELAETAINDRHASRLWGIPGTNIAVVSWPPTTKERLLVHWHYWWQAHYLDCLVDAALRKSTKYRRQMIARTQRGIAIRQLGKLKNNKYYDDKAWLALAMDRAAKLKKVPRAKQLATLQANIAEGADEVTGVFPWRVGETFFNVPSNGPVAIMQARRGELESAIHIVDWIYDHLVNDEGLIMDGQRMRMHGPEIVRDIHPYCQGVVLGACLEIALELRRRAGMGADEKIESVQDAERLDESMRYITRIRGLVHAVATHLATPAGVIDWDTGDGDGGLFKGILARYLADVAVHLPDDSPANRATRKLAARMVLASAESVWSHRLEVDGLPVFATDWTSDACLPHSYGLGPATLGEKVGIIRIAERDLSVQLSGWMLIESAARVARDK; from the coding sequence GTGGAAGAGATGTGGGCGCATCGCGCCGAACTCGCTGAGACTGCGATTAATGATCGGCATGCCTCCCGCCTGTGGGGCATCCCCGGCACGAATATTGCCGTGGTGAGCTGGCCTCCCACCACCAAGGAGCGCCTGTTGGTGCACTGGCACTACTGGTGGCAGGCGCATTACCTGGACTGCCTCGTGGACGCTGCGTTGCGCAAGTCCACCAAATACCGCCGCCAGATGATCGCGCGCACGCAGCGCGGCATTGCCATCCGCCAGCTGGGCAAGCTGAAGAACAACAAGTACTACGACGACAAGGCCTGGTTGGCGCTCGCCATGGATCGCGCCGCGAAGCTGAAGAAGGTGCCGCGCGCCAAACAGCTGGCCACACTCCAAGCCAACATCGCGGAGGGGGCCGACGAGGTCACGGGCGTTTTTCCGTGGCGCGTGGGGGAGACGTTCTTCAACGTCCCCTCCAACGGTCCGGTGGCCATCATGCAGGCCCGCCGCGGCGAGCTGGAGAGCGCGATTCACATCGTGGACTGGATCTATGATCATCTCGTCAACGACGAAGGCCTCATCATGGACGGCCAGCGCATGCGGATGCACGGCCCGGAGATTGTGCGGGACATTCACCCGTATTGCCAGGGCGTGGTCTTAGGCGCTTGCCTGGAGATCGCGCTCGAGCTGCGCCGCCGCGCGGGCATGGGTGCGGACGAGAAGATCGAGTCGGTGCAGGACGCGGAACGCCTGGATGAGTCGATGCGCTACATCACGCGCATCCGCGGACTGGTGCACGCGGTGGCCACGCACTTGGCCACGCCCGCGGGCGTTATTGACTGGGACACCGGTGACGGTGATGGCGGCTTGTTCAAGGGCATCCTGGCTCGCTACCTTGCTGACGTGGCGGTGCACCTGCCTGATGATTCCCCGGCCAACCGCGCCACCCGAAAGCTGGCCGCGCGTATGGTTCTGGCTAGCGCGGAGTCGGTGTGGAGCCACCGCTTGGAGGTGGATGGCCTACCAGTCTTCGCCACGGACTGGACCAGTGACGCCTGCTTGCCGCACTCCTACGGCCTCGGCCCGGCAACGCTGGGGGAGAAGGTCGGTATCATCCGCATCGCCGAGCGTGATCTTTCGGTGCAGCTGTCTGGGTGGATGCTCATTGAGTCGGCAGCGCGAGTTGCCCGCGACAAGTAG
- the pyrE gene encoding orotate phosphoribosyltransferase encodes MSTHAHLNEEMLARLAELVKELAVVHGKVTLSSGKEADYYVDLRRATLHHEASPLIGQLLRELTADWDFAAVGGLTLGADPVATSVMHSDGRAIDAFVVRKEAKKHGMQRRIEGADVVGKRVLVVEDTTTTGNSPLTAVAALREAGAEVVGVATVVDRATGAADVIAAEGLEYRYLLGLEDLGLA; translated from the coding sequence ATGAGCACTCACGCACACCTCAATGAAGAGATGCTGGCGCGCTTGGCGGAACTGGTCAAGGAGCTGGCCGTCGTCCACGGCAAGGTGACCTTGTCCTCGGGCAAAGAGGCGGACTACTACGTGGATCTGCGCCGCGCCACGCTGCATCACGAGGCCAGCCCGCTGATTGGCCAGCTCCTGCGCGAGCTGACAGCGGACTGGGACTTCGCGGCCGTGGGTGGCCTGACCCTGGGCGCGGACCCGGTGGCCACCTCCGTCATGCATTCCGACGGCCGCGCTATCGACGCCTTCGTCGTGCGCAAGGAGGCCAAGAAGCACGGCATGCAGCGCCGCATCGAGGGCGCCGATGTGGTGGGCAAGCGCGTGTTGGTGGTTGAGGACACCACCACCACGGGCAACTCGCCGCTCACCGCGGTGGCCGCGTTGCGCGAGGCCGGGGCTGAGGTCGTGGGTGTGGCTACCGTCGTGGACCGCGCCACCGGCGCCGCCGACGTGATCGCCGCCGAGGGTCTCGAGTACCGCTACCTGCTGGGCCTGGAGGATCTTGGACTTGCCTAA